The following are from one region of the Egibacteraceae bacterium genome:
- the truB gene encoding tRNA pseudouridine(55) synthase TruB → MDGVLVIDKPAGMTSHDVVARVRRAAGPAGRSGASGRRARLKVGHAGTLDPDATGVLVVCLGRATRLVPYLQASRKTYDARLRLGRTTTTLDASGGVTSETDASGVDEPALCAALTAFVGTIEQVPPMVSAVKVGGERLYAKARRGEEVDRPARTVTVHDIVLEDFEPGPRAEAAFLVTCSSGTYIRALAADVGERLGVGGHLASLRRLASGRFSLEDAFDLGKVAELAAEGRLEEALLSMSDAVADYPRVQLDRGHAQAITHGRPLPPTGHDGPVAAIDSAGRLLAMVADRDGAARPLVVLQGQA, encoded by the coding sequence GTGGACGGCGTCCTCGTCATCGACAAGCCGGCGGGCATGACCTCCCATGACGTCGTCGCGCGCGTGCGCCGGGCCGCCGGTCCCGCCGGCCGCTCCGGCGCGAGCGGCCGACGCGCGCGCCTCAAGGTCGGCCACGCGGGCACGCTCGACCCCGACGCGACGGGGGTGCTCGTCGTCTGCCTCGGCCGGGCCACCCGCCTCGTGCCCTACCTGCAGGCGTCGCGGAAGACCTACGACGCCAGGCTGCGCCTCGGGCGGACGACCACGACCCTCGACGCCTCCGGCGGCGTCACCTCCGAGACGGACGCGTCGGGGGTGGACGAGCCGGCGCTCTGCGCGGCGCTGACGGCCTTCGTCGGCACCATCGAGCAGGTGCCCCCCATGGTCTCGGCGGTCAAGGTCGGCGGCGAACGGCTCTACGCGAAGGCTCGCCGCGGCGAGGAGGTCGACCGGCCGGCCCGGACGGTGACAGTCCACGACATCGTCTTGGAGGACTTCGAGCCGGGCCCGCGGGCGGAGGCGGCGTTCCTCGTGACCTGCTCGTCCGGCACCTACATCCGCGCGCTCGCCGCAGACGTCGGCGAGCGCCTCGGCGTGGGGGGTCACCTCGCGTCGCTCCGGCGCCTCGCGTCGGGCCGGTTCTCCCTCGAGGACGCCTTCGATCTCGGTAAGGTCGCCGAGCTCGCGGCGGAGGGGCGCCTCGAGGAGGCGCTGCTGTCCATGAGCGACGCCGTGGCCGACTACCCGCGCGTCCAGCTCGACCGGGGGCACGCCCAGGCGATCACCCACGGCCGTCCCCTGCCCCCCACCGGCCACGACGGCCCCGTGGCCGCGATCGACTCGGCGGGGCGCCTGCTCGCCATGGTCGCCGACCGCGACGGCGCGGCCCGGCCCCTCGTCGTCCTGCAGGGGCAGGCGTGA
- a CDS encoding bifunctional oligoribonuclease/PAP phosphatase NrnA, giving the protein MAIGEKTWARAVDLLRAADEVALACHVDPDGDALGSMLALKRFLDRRGVRTTGSWGAGAEGQDPALLVPPQYTFLPGLEDLTPAGQFPPRPKLFVAFDTGSPDRLGSLRQAAEAADAVIVIDHHASGTAFGDVRLIDGNAAATAVLVDELIRRMGGELDREMAACLYVGLVTDTGRFQHPSTTPDVMRLGARLIAHDIDHSGINRRVWETHSFGYLKMLGRAMERATLVPDAGLAWTAVRQSDLEDLGITLPETEGLIDVLRAVEAAECVCVVKELPDGSWKVSLRSKGRVDIGRIAAELGGGGHAFAAGLTTTGDLDEVIGRLREALRPALTAG; this is encoded by the coding sequence ATGGCGATAGGTGAGAAGACCTGGGCGCGTGCCGTCGACCTGCTGCGCGCGGCGGACGAGGTGGCGCTCGCCTGCCACGTGGACCCCGACGGTGACGCGCTCGGCTCCATGCTGGCCTTGAAGCGCTTCCTCGACCGCCGGGGAGTGCGGACCACGGGGAGCTGGGGCGCGGGCGCGGAAGGCCAGGACCCCGCTTTGCTCGTTCCCCCCCAGTACACGTTCCTGCCCGGTCTGGAGGACCTCACCCCCGCCGGCCAGTTCCCGCCGAGACCCAAGCTGTTCGTGGCGTTCGACACGGGGTCACCCGACCGGCTCGGCTCGCTGCGCCAGGCGGCGGAAGCCGCCGACGCCGTCATCGTCATCGACCACCACGCCAGCGGCACCGCCTTCGGTGACGTCCGGCTCATCGACGGCAACGCCGCGGCGACCGCGGTGCTCGTCGACGAGCTCATCAGGCGGATGGGTGGCGAGCTCGACCGCGAGATGGCCGCCTGCCTCTACGTGGGGCTCGTCACCGACACCGGCCGGTTCCAGCACCCCAGCACGACGCCGGACGTGATGCGCCTGGGGGCCCGGCTCATTGCCCACGACATCGACCACAGCGGCATCAACCGGCGGGTGTGGGAGACGCACAGCTTCGGCTACCTCAAAATGCTCGGCCGGGCGATGGAGCGGGCCACCCTCGTGCCCGACGCCGGTCTGGCCTGGACCGCCGTGCGGCAGTCCGACCTCGAGGACCTCGGTATCACCCTCCCCGAGACGGAGGGCCTGATAGACGTGCTCCGCGCGGTCGAGGCGGCCGAATGCGTCTGCGTGGTCAAGGAGCTGCCGGACGGGTCCTGGAAGGTGTCGCTGCGCAGCAAGGGCCGTGTGGACATCGGCCGGATCGCCGCCGAGCTCGGCGGAGGCGGCCACGCTTTCGCGGCCGGCCTCACGACCACGGGTGACCTCGACGAGGTCATCGGCCGGCTGCGCGAGGCGCTGCGGCCGGCGCTGACCGCGGGCTGA
- a CDS encoding bifunctional riboflavin kinase/FAD synthetase, translated as MTGRIVSGIDDVDPRPSVVSVGFFDGVHRGHQAIIHRAVRAAADRGERSAVVTFDRHPMEVVNPGSQPRLLMTLARRAQTIAEQGVELVVVVPFDDELRHEPPEAFVDRVLLGPLQASHVVVGANFRFGHKAAGDVALLAELGPSRGLTVEGVPLLALDDVVISSTQIRACIDAGDVERAARLLGRPHRVDGVVVRGDRRGQTLGFPTANLQVGRRVAVPARGVYAGAFHLPDGTAQPCVTNVGVNPTFGGQELRVEAHLLDFSGDLYGLSVAVDFRHRIRDERRFDSVDALVARIGADVAAARRLLGA; from the coding sequence GTGACGGGACGGATCGTCTCCGGCATCGACGACGTCGATCCCAGGCCGTCGGTCGTCTCGGTCGGCTTCTTCGACGGGGTGCACCGAGGACACCAGGCGATCATCCACCGTGCGGTCCGGGCGGCTGCCGACCGCGGCGAACGCAGCGCCGTCGTCACCTTCGACCGCCACCCGATGGAGGTCGTCAACCCGGGCAGCCAGCCGAGACTGCTCATGACGCTCGCCCGCCGCGCGCAGACCATCGCCGAGCAGGGCGTCGAACTGGTGGTCGTGGTCCCCTTCGACGACGAGCTGCGCCACGAGCCCCCCGAGGCGTTCGTCGACCGGGTCCTCCTCGGCCCGTTGCAGGCCTCACACGTCGTCGTCGGGGCGAACTTCCGGTTCGGGCACAAGGCCGCCGGCGACGTCGCCCTGCTCGCCGAACTCGGTCCGAGCCGGGGTCTCACCGTCGAGGGGGTGCCCCTGCTCGCCCTCGACGACGTGGTCATCTCGTCCACGCAGATCCGCGCCTGCATCGACGCGGGCGACGTCGAGCGGGCCGCCCGACTGCTCGGACGCCCCCACCGCGTCGACGGCGTCGTCGTCCGCGGCGACCGCAGGGGCCAGACGCTCGGCTTCCCCACGGCGAACCTCCAGGTGGGACGGCGGGTGGCCGTCCCCGCACGCGGCGTCTACGCGGGCGCCTTCCACCTGCCCGACGGCACTGCGCAGCCGTGCGTCACGAACGTCGGCGTCAACCCGACCTTCGGCGGCCAGGAGCTGCGCGTGGAGGCGCACCTGCTCGACTTCTCCGGGGACCTGTACGGGCTCAGCGTCGCCGTGGACTTCCGCCACCGCATCCGCGACGAGCGGCGCTTCGACAGCGTCGACGCGCTCGTGGCCCGGATCGGCGCCGACGTGGCGGCGGCGCGGCGCCTGCTCGGTGCGTGA
- a CDS encoding geranylgeranyl reductase family protein, translating into MRETVTAEQVYDLVVVGAGPAGAAAALAARASRPDARVLLVDKAEFPRDKSCGDAVSAHAGDELRRLGVATLLEDWPAIDRLRLRSPGGRAAARRCQRVNWVMPRRVFDARLVEAAVARGVERRTQRVHTLEQRPGMVVLDGETAARVVVGADGSGSTVRRLLGVAPNPRDHLAVAVRAYSPAPAGRPEQLIAMVGEGWPSYAWSFPVGDGTANVGYGLLRAHFDGGKAQLHGRLAAALPDADPDPATLRAHHLPFSSRRPEPAAGRVLLAGDAASLVNPLSGEGIFSALVSGRLAGRCAVEDPDAAGRRYPRLLHDTLGSHLAHVRVFARVIRHRPFVEAAVAAASADRLVFDRMVDLTLGAGLVSPVALLRVLRAYPGPLLWGSATHGRLAEDR; encoded by the coding sequence GTGCGTGAGACCGTGACAGCCGAGCAGGTGTACGACCTCGTCGTCGTCGGTGCTGGCCCGGCCGGAGCGGCCGCCGCGCTCGCCGCTCGAGCCAGCCGGCCTGACGCCCGGGTCCTGCTCGTCGACAAGGCCGAGTTCCCCCGGGACAAGTCCTGCGGGGACGCCGTGTCCGCCCACGCCGGCGACGAGCTGCGGCGGCTCGGGGTCGCCACCCTGCTCGAGGACTGGCCGGCGATCGACCGGCTCCGCCTGCGCTCGCCCGGCGGTCGCGCCGCCGCCCGCCGCTGCCAGCGCGTCAACTGGGTGATGCCGCGGCGGGTATTCGACGCACGCCTGGTCGAGGCCGCGGTCGCCCGGGGCGTCGAACGGCGCACCCAGCGGGTGCACACGCTCGAGCAGCGCCCGGGCATGGTCGTCCTCGACGGGGAGACCGCCGCGCGGGTGGTCGTCGGCGCCGACGGCTCCGGCTCGACGGTGCGGCGGCTGCTCGGCGTGGCGCCGAACCCGCGCGACCACCTCGCCGTCGCCGTGCGGGCCTACAGCCCCGCGCCCGCCGGACGTCCCGAGCAGCTCATCGCGATGGTGGGGGAGGGGTGGCCGTCCTACGCCTGGTCCTTCCCCGTCGGCGACGGGACGGCCAACGTCGGCTACGGCCTCCTGCGCGCACACTTCGACGGCGGCAAGGCGCAGCTGCACGGCCGGCTGGCCGCAGCGCTTCCCGACGCGGACCCCGACCCGGCGACCCTCCGTGCGCACCACCTGCCGTTCTCCTCGCGCCGACCGGAGCCCGCGGCCGGCCGGGTTCTGCTCGCGGGCGACGCCGCGTCGCTCGTGAACCCGCTGTCGGGCGAGGGGATCTTCTCCGCCCTCGTTTCGGGCCGGCTCGCGGGCCGCTGCGCGGTCGAGGACCCCGACGCGGCCGGTCGCCGCTACCCCCGGCTGCTCCACGACACCCTCGGCTCCCACCTCGCCCACGTCCGCGTGTTCGCCCGGGTGATCCGGCACCGCCCCTTCGTCGAGGCGGCCGTCGCGGCCGCGTCCGCCGACCGCCTGGTGTTCGACCGCATGGTCGACCTGACGCTCGGTGCGGGCCTCGTGTCCCCCGTGGCGCTGCTGCGGGTGTTGCGCGCCTACCCGGGGCCGTTGTTGTGGGGATCCGCCACGCATGGCAGACTTGCGGAGGACCGTTGA